A single Altererythrobacter sp. BO-6 DNA region contains:
- the typA gene encoding translational GTPase TypA, with the protein MARPLRNIAIIAHVDHGKTTLVDQLFRQSGTFRENQRIEERAMDSGDLEKERGITILAKCTSVEWEHAGQNIRINIVDTPGHADFGAEVERILSMVDGVILLVDAAEGAMPQTKFVTGKALALGLRPIVIVNKIDRPDGRPQEVLDEVFDLFVSLDANDEQLDFPVLYASGRDGYASEDQEARSGSLAPLFDKIVEHVSAPQLDENGPFSFLATLLDRDNFMGRVLTGRVQSGKLKVNDPIHAIDMDGKVVEVGRATKLLSFRGLERVPVDEAQAGDIIALAGLEKATVANTIADPSVKEPIAAQPIDPPTLAMRFAVNDSPLAGREGDKVTSRMIRDRLLREAETNVAIRVTESADKDSFEVAGRGELQLGVLIETMRREGFELGISRPKVLFREENGQRMEPYETVVIDVDDEHSGTVVEKMQRRKADLTEMRPSGVGKTRITFSAPSRGLIGYHGEFLSDTRGTGIMNRLFEKYGPYKGPIEGRINGVLISNGDGEAVAYALNSLEERGELFIAPQARVYEGMVIGENAKPDDLEVNPLKSKQLTNIRSSGKDDAIRLTPPRRMSLEQAIAYIDDDEMVEVTPKSIRLRKTLLCPHERKKAKRQKDAA; encoded by the coding sequence ATGGCCCGTCCGCTTCGCAATATCGCGATCATCGCCCACGTTGACCACGGCAAGACCACGCTGGTCGACCAGCTGTTCCGCCAGTCCGGTACATTCCGCGAAAACCAGCGGATTGAAGAGCGTGCGATGGATTCGGGCGACCTGGAAAAGGAACGCGGGATCACCATCCTGGCCAAATGCACCAGCGTGGAATGGGAACACGCGGGCCAGAATATCCGCATCAATATCGTCGACACGCCGGGCCACGCCGACTTCGGCGCCGAAGTGGAGCGCATCCTTAGCATGGTCGACGGGGTTATCCTGCTGGTCGACGCGGCCGAAGGCGCGATGCCGCAGACCAAGTTCGTCACCGGCAAGGCGCTGGCGCTGGGCCTGCGCCCGATCGTGATCGTTAACAAGATCGACCGTCCCGATGGCCGCCCGCAGGAAGTGCTCGACGAAGTGTTCGACCTGTTCGTCAGCCTCGACGCCAATGACGAGCAGCTCGACTTCCCCGTGCTCTATGCTTCCGGCCGCGATGGCTATGCCAGCGAGGACCAGGAGGCGCGCTCAGGGTCCCTCGCCCCGCTGTTCGACAAGATCGTGGAACATGTGTCCGCGCCGCAGCTGGACGAAAATGGCCCGTTCAGCTTCCTGGCGACGCTGCTTGATCGTGACAACTTCATGGGCCGCGTGCTGACCGGCCGGGTCCAGTCGGGCAAGCTCAAGGTCAACGATCCGATCCATGCCATCGACATGGACGGCAAGGTGGTCGAAGTTGGCCGGGCGACCAAGCTGCTGAGCTTCCGCGGGCTGGAACGGGTTCCGGTGGACGAAGCGCAGGCGGGTGACATCATCGCCCTTGCCGGCCTCGAAAAGGCGACCGTTGCCAACACCATCGCCGATCCTTCGGTGAAAGAGCCGATCGCCGCGCAGCCGATCGATCCGCCGACGCTGGCGATGCGCTTTGCCGTCAACGACAGCCCGCTCGCCGGGCGCGAGGGCGACAAGGTTACGAGCCGCATGATCCGCGACCGCTTGCTGCGCGAAGCGGAAACCAATGTCGCGATCCGCGTCACTGAAAGCGCCGACAAGGACAGCTTCGAAGTTGCCGGCCGCGGCGAACTGCAGCTGGGCGTGCTGATCGAAACCATGCGCCGCGAAGGCTTCGAGCTTGGCATCTCGCGCCCCAAGGTGCTGTTCCGCGAAGAGAACGGCCAGCGCATGGAGCCCTATGAAACCGTGGTGATCGACGTCGATGACGAGCACTCGGGCACAGTCGTCGAGAAGATGCAGCGCCGCAAGGCGGACCTCACCGAAATGCGCCCCTCAGGCGTGGGCAAGACCCGCATCACCTTCTCCGCCCCGTCACGCGGGCTGATCGGCTATCACGGCGAATTCCTGTCCGATACGCGCGGCACCGGCATCATGAACCGCCTGTTCGAGAAATACGGCCCCTACAAGGGCCCGATCGAAGGCCGCATCAACGGCGTGCTTATTTCCAATGGGGACGGCGAGGCGGTGGCCTATGCCCTCAATTCGCTGGAAGAGCGCGGCGAGCTGTTCATTGCTCCGCAGGCGCGCGTGTATGAAGGCATGGTGATCGGCGAGAACGCCAAGCCGGACGACCTTGAAGTGAACCCGCTCAAGTCGAAGCAGCTCACCAACATCCGCTCAAGCGGCAAGGATGATGCGATCCGCCTCACCCCGCCGCGGCGGATGAGCCTGGAACAGGCGATCGCCTATATCGACGATGACGAGATGGTCGAAGTGACGCCGAAGTCGATCCGCCTGCGCAAGACCCTGCTGTGCCCGCACGAGCGCAAGAAGGCGAAGCGACAGAAGGACGCGGCGTAA
- a CDS encoding VOC family protein, with amino-acid sequence MARVTGLGGVFYVVKDPEATRAWYREKLGIDGPYGPQLAWAEEPKANPYSLISHFKDDTYVKPGKGGFMINLRVDDLDGFVKLIKKRGVKVLDSVDESYGKFAWLLDPDGVKIELWEQVADELPE; translated from the coding sequence ATGGCCAGAGTGACCGGATTGGGCGGCGTGTTTTATGTCGTGAAAGACCCCGAAGCGACGCGCGCATGGTATCGCGAGAAGCTCGGCATTGACGGCCCCTATGGCCCGCAGCTTGCCTGGGCGGAGGAGCCCAAGGCCAACCCCTATTCGCTGATCAGCCATTTCAAGGACGATACCTATGTGAAGCCCGGCAAGGGCGGCTTCATGATCAACCTGCGCGTGGACGATCTCGACGGCTTCGTGAAACTCATCAAGAAGCGCGGGGTGAAAGTGCTCGACAGTGTCGACGAAAGCTATGGCAAGTTTGCCTGGCTGCTCGACCCCGACGGGGTGAAAATCGAGCTGTGGGAGCAGGTGGCCGACGAACTGCCGGAATGA
- a CDS encoding extensin family protein — protein MSQQAQMCLAGLNETGSRFSPLPDRIDGPGCAFSGAVQLSAVRSDEAQLGVTNIGPLACPTAQIFAGWARFGVDRAARQILGSPLARIETMGSYSCRNVAGTSRRSAHASAEAIDVAAFVLADGRRISVLDDWSGGSSKEREFLRVVHQSACKRFGTVLGPEYNAAHRDHLHVELGGGGFCR, from the coding sequence ATGAGCCAGCAAGCGCAAATGTGCCTTGCCGGACTGAACGAAACTGGCAGCCGTTTCTCGCCGCTGCCTGACCGGATCGACGGCCCCGGCTGCGCTTTCAGCGGCGCGGTGCAATTGTCCGCCGTGCGCAGCGACGAAGCCCAGCTGGGCGTGACCAATATTGGCCCACTCGCTTGCCCCACGGCGCAGATTTTCGCCGGCTGGGCGCGCTTCGGCGTCGACCGCGCAGCGCGGCAGATCCTCGGCAGCCCGCTGGCCCGGATCGAGACCATGGGCAGCTATTCCTGCCGCAATGTTGCCGGGACCAGCCGCCGCTCGGCCCATGCCAGCGCCGAAGCGATCGATGTGGCAGCCTTCGTGCTTGCGGACGGTCGCAGGATCAGCGTGCTGGACGATTGGTCAGGCGGAAGCAGCAAGGAACGCGAGTTCCTGCGCGTTGTGCATCAAAGCGCCTGCAAGCGCTTCGGTACGGTGCTGGGCCCGGAATACAACGCGGCGCACCGCGACCACTTGCATGTGGAGCTTGGCGGCGGAGGTTTCTGCCGCTGA
- a CDS encoding TonB-dependent receptor codes for MRSISSGIRAGSPRVALFAGAAAIALSVPSVASAQDADQAEEEDFNSNVIVVTATKREQTLQETPISVSVTTGETLEQAQIRDVLDLQTVTPSLRVSQLQSASASTFIIRGFGNGDNNFGIEPSVGVFIDGVFRSRSAAALSDLPNVQRIEVLNGPQSTLFGKNASAGVISVVTREPQFEFGGSAELSYGNYNAIVVKGDVTGPLSENIAFSLDGSYNKRDGYAHIVNLDKELSNRNRWATRGQLLFEPTPDLKIRAIADYSKIDEVCCQVSTLIAGPTAAAIVGVGGALTTDFFSYETFLNQQPFNKVDNYGGSLQIDWQTGPLSVTSITAYRELKNFLNQDVDFTSADIVTETRDQKVDTFTQELRISSDFDGPINFLLGGYYFDESISQDSFLTTGTAARNFFTLLARAATLDPTFSFNAVEGGLGLPQNSIFSAGPLTSENYAMDNQSYSVFGTVDFEPVDGLVLTAGFNYTDDSKDFALEGQAFDELANINAIDAFITLATSGAVTNAAQFNALPAVNQTVLRTLAFTQCSASAPPPACNPLLPLVGLSPFQFQPPFLTIPNAVEDGKTSDDKFTYLLRASYQISNEINIYASYATGFKASSVNLSRDSRPSFGDYIPGPSRSIILAPPSPITNAGIAVTNLGTGSRFAGPEEAEVYEFGIKGQWDGLSVNLALFDQTIKGFQSFLFTGTGFQLNNAGQQSVKGFEIDTRIQPTDGLVLTFAATHLDPIYDSFTESPVGDLSGRRPGGIPAWSLATSATYTHEFGASGTRLISRLDYSHESNTDINNGLPTFNASLGNTKIFRREVNLVNASITLALENGFEIGAWARNLLDDQYIITVFDGVAQAGTVSGYPSAPRTYGGVVRYKF; via the coding sequence ATGCGTTCCATTTCGTCCGGCATTCGCGCCGGCTCGCCACGCGTCGCACTGTTTGCAGGTGCCGCGGCCATTGCCCTGTCCGTTCCCTCGGTCGCTTCGGCACAAGATGCCGACCAGGCCGAAGAAGAGGACTTCAACAGCAATGTGATCGTCGTTACCGCAACGAAGCGTGAGCAGACGCTGCAGGAAACCCCGATTTCGGTTTCAGTTACAACTGGCGAAACGCTGGAGCAGGCGCAAATCCGCGACGTGCTTGACTTGCAGACCGTCACCCCTTCGTTGCGCGTCAGCCAGCTGCAGAGCGCCTCTGCCTCCACTTTCATCATTCGCGGCTTTGGCAATGGTGACAACAACTTCGGGATCGAGCCTTCGGTGGGCGTGTTCATCGATGGCGTGTTCCGTTCGCGTTCTGCCGCAGCGCTGAGCGATCTGCCCAATGTTCAGCGCATCGAAGTGCTAAATGGCCCGCAGTCGACCCTGTTCGGCAAGAATGCCTCGGCCGGGGTTATCTCGGTCGTTACGCGGGAACCGCAATTCGAATTCGGCGGCAGTGCCGAACTCAGTTATGGCAATTACAATGCGATCGTCGTCAAGGGAGACGTTACTGGCCCACTGAGCGAAAACATCGCCTTCTCGCTCGACGGTAGCTATAACAAGCGTGACGGCTACGCGCATATCGTCAACCTCGACAAGGAACTGTCGAACCGCAACCGTTGGGCAACCCGCGGCCAATTGCTGTTTGAACCGACACCAGACCTGAAAATCCGTGCGATCGCCGATTATTCGAAGATCGATGAAGTGTGCTGCCAGGTCAGCACTCTGATTGCGGGACCGACTGCGGCGGCCATTGTTGGCGTCGGCGGCGCACTTACGACCGACTTTTTCAGTTATGAAACCTTCCTCAACCAGCAACCGTTCAACAAGGTCGACAACTATGGCGGCTCGTTACAGATTGACTGGCAAACCGGCCCGCTTTCAGTAACTTCGATCACGGCATACCGCGAGCTGAAGAATTTCCTCAATCAGGACGTCGACTTCACCAGCGCAGACATCGTGACTGAAACGCGAGACCAGAAGGTCGATACCTTCACGCAGGAATTGCGTATCAGTTCCGACTTTGACGGTCCGATCAACTTCCTGCTTGGTGGTTACTATTTCGACGAAAGCATTTCCCAGGACAGCTTCCTGACAACTGGAACTGCAGCGCGTAACTTCTTCACCCTGCTAGCCCGCGCTGCCACGCTTGACCCGACCTTCAGCTTCAACGCGGTCGAAGGCGGGCTGGGTTTGCCACAAAACAGCATTTTCTCTGCCGGGCCGCTCACTAGCGAAAACTATGCCATGGACAACCAGTCGTACTCGGTTTTCGGAACGGTCGATTTCGAGCCGGTTGATGGGTTGGTCCTGACTGCCGGATTCAACTACACCGATGACAGCAAGGATTTCGCGCTTGAAGGGCAAGCGTTCGATGAACTGGCCAATATCAATGCGATCGATGCTTTCATAACCTTGGCAACCAGCGGAGCGGTGACCAATGCAGCGCAGTTCAATGCGTTGCCTGCGGTCAATCAGACTGTGCTCAGAACCTTGGCCTTTACGCAGTGTTCGGCAAGCGCTCCACCGCCCGCCTGCAACCCTTTGCTTCCATTGGTTGGGCTTTCGCCGTTCCAGTTCCAGCCGCCGTTCCTGACCATCCCGAACGCGGTCGAGGATGGCAAGACCTCGGATGACAAGTTCACCTACCTGCTGCGTGCATCGTACCAGATTTCGAACGAAATCAATATCTACGCCAGCTACGCGACAGGTTTCAAGGCGAGCTCGGTCAATCTGTCGCGCGATTCGCGCCCCTCATTTGGTGACTATATTCCGGGGCCGAGCCGGTCCATTATTCTCGCCCCGCCGTCACCGATCACCAATGCCGGGATCGCAGTCACCAACCTTGGTACCGGGTCGCGCTTTGCCGGTCCGGAAGAAGCCGAAGTCTATGAATTCGGCATCAAGGGACAGTGGGACGGTTTGAGCGTCAACCTCGCGCTGTTCGATCAGACGATCAAGGGCTTCCAGAGCTTCCTGTTCACTGGCACGGGCTTCCAGCTCAACAATGCCGGTCAGCAGTCGGTCAAGGGTTTTGAAATCGATACGCGGATCCAGCCGACGGACGGCTTGGTACTGACCTTCGCGGCGACCCACCTTGATCCGATTTACGACAGCTTCACCGAAAGCCCGGTGGGTGACCTTTCAGGCAGGCGGCCGGGTGGCATTCCGGCGTGGTCCCTCGCTACTTCGGCGACTTACACGCATGAATTCGGCGCCAGCGGCACACGTCTGATCAGCCGTCTCGATTACAGCCACGAAAGCAACACCGATATCAACAACGGTTTGCCGACGTTCAATGCATCGCTCGGTAACACCAAGATCTTCCGCCGCGAGGTGAACCTGGTGAATGCCTCGATCACATTGGCACTTGAGAATGGCTTCGAAATCGGTGCCTGGGCCCGCAACCTGCTGGATGACCAGTATATCATCACGGTGTTTGACGGCGTTGCGCAGGCAGGCACAGTGTCCGGTTATCCGAGCGCACCG
- the ggt gene encoding gamma-glutamyltransferase produces the protein MKTLKIALATAASLAIAAPLAAEAPVTRPVDEQIGAGGRPVGAPWSRSPVHAQHGMAATAHPLATQVALDILKSGGNAVDAAIAANAALGLMEPTGNGIGGDIFVIVYDPATDKLYGLNGSGRSPRGQTLEQLKEKLGDADSLPALGHLSVTIPGTVDGWFELHNRFGQLPIADVLAPTIQYAREGHPVAPVIGMYFDRALRSFERRSDQFDFTNARATWFANGAPKAGEIFKNPDLADTLQRIAQNGRDEFYKGQSAQVMVDYLQRQGSAFTLEDFAAHRSEWVEPACVHYRKGYELCELPPNSQGFAALQMVNILKYVDLSQWERGSAEVIHYITEAKRLAYADVAKFYADPDFAPFPQELLSDAYGYARFQLIDPARATPGFAPGDPLPEPKLEGPGDTTYMTVVDGEGLMVSLIQSNYRGMGSGLTPDGLGFMFQDRGELYSLDPAHANAYAPGKRPFQTIIPAFVKKDGKPYMTLGLMGGGMQPQGHVQVLINLVDYGMNLQEAGDAARINHEGGREPTEPASGPAKDPLGTLFVEPGIPAETVDALKAMGHKVEVVSNGIMFGGYQAIARDPETGVLTGATEMRKDGQAQGY, from the coding sequence ATGAAAACCCTCAAGATTGCCCTTGCAACCGCCGCATCGCTGGCCATCGCGGCGCCGCTCGCCGCTGAGGCGCCCGTTACCAGGCCAGTGGATGAGCAGATCGGCGCCGGCGGGCGCCCGGTCGGCGCGCCATGGTCGCGCAGTCCGGTCCACGCGCAACACGGCATGGCGGCGACCGCGCATCCGCTGGCAACACAGGTTGCGCTCGACATCCTGAAAAGCGGCGGCAACGCGGTTGACGCGGCGATCGCGGCCAACGCCGCGCTGGGCCTGATGGAGCCGACCGGCAATGGCATTGGCGGCGACATCTTCGTGATCGTCTACGATCCTGCGACGGACAAGCTCTATGGTCTCAACGGTTCGGGCCGCTCGCCCAGGGGCCAGACGCTCGAACAGCTAAAGGAGAAGCTCGGCGACGCAGACAGCCTGCCAGCGCTTGGCCACCTGTCCGTCACCATCCCCGGCACGGTCGATGGCTGGTTCGAACTGCACAACCGCTTTGGCCAATTGCCGATAGCCGATGTTCTGGCACCGACGATCCAATACGCCCGAGAAGGGCATCCGGTCGCACCGGTGATCGGCATGTACTTCGATCGGGCATTGCGTTCGTTCGAGCGCCGCTCTGACCAGTTCGATTTTACCAATGCCCGCGCCACATGGTTCGCCAATGGCGCGCCCAAGGCTGGCGAGATATTCAAGAACCCCGATCTTGCTGACACGCTGCAGCGGATCGCGCAGAATGGGCGCGACGAATTCTACAAGGGCCAAAGCGCGCAGGTGATGGTCGACTATCTCCAGCGCCAGGGCAGCGCCTTCACGCTGGAGGATTTCGCCGCGCATCGCAGCGAATGGGTGGAACCGGCCTGCGTCCACTATCGCAAGGGCTATGAGCTGTGCGAACTGCCGCCCAATTCGCAGGGCTTCGCCGCGCTGCAGATGGTCAACATTCTCAAGTACGTCGATCTTTCACAGTGGGAGCGCGGCAGCGCCGAAGTGATCCACTATATCACCGAAGCCAAGCGATTGGCCTATGCCGATGTGGCAAAATTCTATGCCGATCCTGATTTCGCGCCCTTCCCGCAGGAATTGCTCTCCGATGCTTACGGCTATGCTCGCTTCCAGCTGATCGATCCCGCTCGTGCCACCCCGGGATTCGCGCCAGGCGACCCCTTGCCCGAGCCCAAGCTCGAGGGGCCAGGCGATACGACCTATATGACCGTGGTCGATGGCGAGGGGCTGATGGTCAGCCTGATCCAGTCGAACTATCGCGGCATGGGCAGCGGGCTGACGCCCGACGGCCTTGGCTTCATGTTCCAGGACCGCGGCGAGCTTTACAGCCTGGATCCGGCGCATGCCAATGCCTACGCGCCGGGTAAGCGCCCGTTCCAGACCATCATTCCGGCCTTCGTGAAGAAGGACGGCAAACCCTATATGACGCTGGGGCTGATGGGCGGCGGAATGCAGCCGCAAGGCCATGTCCAGGTGCTGATCAACCTCGTCGATTACGGCATGAACCTGCAGGAAGCGGGCGATGCCGCGCGCATCAACCACGAGGGCGGACGCGAGCCGACCGAGCCCGCCAGCGGCCCCGCAAAGGACCCGCTCGGCACGCTGTTCGTCGAACCGGGCATCCCCGCCGAAACAGTCGATGCGTTGAAAGCCATGGGCCACAAGGTCGAAGTGGTCAGCAACGGCATCATGTTCGGCGGTTATCAGGCGATCGCGCGCGATCCGGAAACCGGCGTTCTGACCGGCGCCACCGAAATGCGCAAAGACGGACAGGCGCAGGGCTACTGA
- a CDS encoding LuxR C-terminal-related transcriptional regulator translates to MSSKPTLHFVDPSSRARAEFARLCFALGHHTEVYGDVSELTAHCPRDGIIVLNDLGTEQTISVVFDQLSKSNILLPVLAVAQEPSASRIVAAVKAGVLDYLSLPLDPAGLAASIDRIAAEAESYVAARKRMLDARAKIECLSGREREVLDWLTRGSSNKAIARELDISPRTVEIHRANMMAKLGASHAADAVRLKLEARL, encoded by the coding sequence ATGTCCAGCAAACCGACCTTGCACTTTGTCGATCCATCGAGCCGGGCGCGCGCCGAGTTCGCCCGCCTCTGTTTCGCCTTGGGCCATCACACGGAAGTGTATGGCGACGTTTCCGAACTTACAGCGCACTGCCCGCGCGACGGAATAATCGTGCTGAATGATTTGGGCACTGAGCAGACCATTTCGGTGGTATTCGATCAATTGAGCAAATCGAACATCCTCCTGCCAGTTTTGGCAGTGGCACAGGAACCTTCGGCCAGTCGCATTGTCGCGGCGGTCAAGGCAGGCGTACTTGATTACCTTTCGCTGCCACTTGATCCGGCTGGCCTTGCCGCTTCGATCGACCGGATCGCTGCGGAAGCGGAGAGCTATGTGGCCGCCCGCAAACGAATGTTGGACGCGCGCGCAAAGATCGAATGCCTTTCGGGCCGTGAGCGTGAAGTGCTCGATTGGCTGACGCGCGGCAGCAGCAACAAGGCGATAGCGCGTGAGCTCGACATCAGCCCGCGCACGGTCGAAATCCACCGTGCCAACATGATGGCAAAGCTAGGGGCAAGCCATGCAGCAGATGCGGTCCGGCTGAAGCTGGAGGCGCGGCTTTAG
- the putP gene encoding sodium/proline symporter PutP: MHSGTLVTLALYFILMLGIGLFAWKRSTDTSEGYLLAGRNLPPAVAALSAGASDMSGWLLLGLPGALYASGLVEAWIGIGLFVGAAVNWVVVAPRLRAQTEALGNALTIPEFLANRFPRRAVALRVVSAIIIVAFFTVYTAAGLVGGGKLFETAFAGLLPNAGMSDYMLGIWITAGVVLAYTMVGGFLAVSLTDFVQGCIMVVALVLMPLVVMFGEGGSGGGSIAAIPQEGFLSLTHGLTFIGFLSAVTWGLGYFGQPHIIVRFMAVRSVEDMPTARNIGLAWMAVSLIGAIGVGIAGRAYAQRNGMVLDDPETIFIVLSDLLFHPLITGFLFAALLAAIMSTISSQLLVSSSSLTEDFYRLFLRKQASEREAVNVGRICVALVALAAIATAADPESEVLGLVSNAWAGFGAAFGPLIVLALTWDRMTANGALAGLVTGAVVVMGWIYLGWNGSFLGGPGVYEIIPGFVAAWLAIIIVSRLEGTAAPAQG, encoded by the coding sequence ATGCACAGCGGCACACTCGTCACCCTCGCGCTCTATTTCATCCTCATGCTCGGCATCGGGCTGTTTGCCTGGAAGCGATCGACCGACACATCCGAAGGCTACCTGCTTGCCGGGCGCAACTTGCCGCCGGCGGTTGCCGCGCTCAGCGCGGGCGCCTCGGACATGTCGGGCTGGCTGCTGCTCGGCCTGCCCGGCGCGCTCTATGCCAGCGGACTGGTGGAGGCATGGATCGGGATCGGGCTATTCGTGGGTGCGGCCGTCAACTGGGTCGTCGTGGCCCCGCGCCTGCGTGCCCAGACCGAGGCGCTCGGCAATGCGCTGACCATCCCCGAATTCCTCGCCAACCGATTTCCCAGGCGGGCGGTTGCGCTACGGGTGGTCTCCGCCATCATCATCGTTGCCTTCTTCACCGTTTACACCGCCGCCGGCCTTGTTGGCGGGGGCAAGCTGTTCGAAACCGCCTTTGCCGGATTGCTGCCCAATGCCGGGATGAGCGATTACATGCTCGGCATCTGGATTACAGCAGGCGTGGTGCTGGCCTATACCATGGTCGGCGGATTCCTGGCTGTCAGCCTTACCGATTTCGTGCAGGGCTGCATCATGGTGGTGGCGCTGGTGCTGATGCCGCTGGTGGTGATGTTCGGTGAAGGCGGCAGTGGCGGCGGATCGATTGCGGCGATCCCGCAGGAAGGCTTCCTCAGCCTGACCCACGGCCTGACCTTCATCGGCTTTCTCAGCGCGGTGACCTGGGGCCTGGGTTATTTCGGCCAGCCGCATATCATCGTGCGCTTCATGGCGGTGCGCAGCGTCGAAGACATGCCAACCGCGCGCAACATCGGCCTAGCATGGATGGCGGTCTCGCTGATCGGCGCAATCGGCGTCGGGATTGCGGGCCGCGCCTATGCGCAGCGCAACGGGATGGTGCTGGACGATCCGGAAACGATTTTCATCGTCCTGTCGGACCTGTTGTTCCACCCGCTGATAACAGGCTTCCTGTTCGCCGCGCTGCTGGCGGCAATCATGAGCACAATCAGCTCGCAGCTGTTGGTCTCCTCAAGCTCGCTGACCGAGGATTTCTACCGCCTGTTCCTGCGCAAGCAGGCCAGCGAACGCGAGGCGGTGAATGTGGGCCGGATCTGCGTGGCGCTGGTCGCGCTCGCAGCAATTGCCACTGCCGCCGATCCCGAAAGCGAGGTGCTGGGACTCGTCTCCAACGCCTGGGCCGGTTTCGGCGCAGCGTTCGGGCCGCTGATCGTCCTCGCGCTGACCTGGGACAGGATGACCGCAAATGGCGCGCTGGCCGGGCTGGTGACTGGGGCCGTGGTCGTTATGGGATGGATCTATCTTGGCTGGAACGGCAGCTTCCTGGGCGGACCGGGTGTGTACGAGATCATACCCGGCTTCGTCGCCGCGTGGCTGGCGATCATCATCGTCAGCAGGCTGGAAGGAACTGCGGCGCCTGCGCAGGGTTGA